In a single window of the Pseudogemmatithrix spongiicola genome:
- a CDS encoding MarR family winged helix-turn-helix transcriptional regulator, whose protein sequence is MNSTSDPLRLYVVLSRASEALHVHTKSDIESHGLTQTEFAILEALYHKGSMLLGEVQKKILVSSGGITFLIDKLVQRGLVQRRLCESDRRARYAELTPAGRDLIARIFPGHAEVIRRAVSGLTPAEQQTLADLLKKLGHSAAALELQPSGPGAPAAAAGAKP, encoded by the coding sequence ATGAATTCCACCTCCGACCCCCTAAGACTCTACGTCGTCCTCTCAAGGGCGTCGGAGGCGTTGCACGTCCACACCAAGTCCGACATCGAATCCCACGGCCTAACCCAAACCGAGTTCGCCATCCTCGAAGCCCTCTACCACAAGGGCTCAATGCTCCTCGGCGAAGTCCAGAAGAAGATCCTGGTGAGCAGCGGCGGCATCACCTTCCTCATCGACAAACTCGTCCAACGCGGCCTGGTCCAACGCCGCCTCTGCGAGTCCGACCGCCGCGCCCGCTACGCCGAGCTCACCCCCGCCGGCCGCGACCTCATCGCCCGCATCTTCCCGGGCCACGCCGAGGTGATCCGCCGCGCCGTCTCCGGCCTCACCCCGGCCGAACAGCAAACCCTGGCCGATCTCCTCAAGAAGCTCGGCCACTCCGCCGCCGCCCTCGAGCTCCAGCCCTCCGGCCCCGGCGCACCCGCCGCGGCAGCCGGCGCCAAGCCCTAG
- a CDS encoding HNH endonuclease family protein yields the protein MTRREKHTKPFTIANLGFLIDTKKVWLNPTYQREAVWTRSQKQLLIDSLLQDIDIPKLYFRSVDTDGYHYEVVDGQQRLRAISEFLGNDYPLADEADAIDSHKVAGQRMRELHHELQMKLQNTQLDVCVLQSGYSDDDIEEIFLRLQNGTPLNAAEKRRALAGNMRHVVEELAAHDLFSTDFCGFTGKRFAYEDAVAKLLHLTIEGQITDIKHSTLKRTYEANKTIKATDPAPAALKSALNYLVKAFKGGPNPKLKKFSIVSLGHLVVDLREKYNVGDYPKEFAAAYLAFEERRISNDDLEEHLQDPRLSAYTSAARADRVQDLEFRHETLRREIVAMLPELVRKDEERMFSEDQRQAIFLRDKGVCQQCGQNCKDSLFHADHIVPWSKGGKTKISNGQVLCPACNAKKGAG from the coding sequence ATGACGCGTCGAGAGAAGCACACAAAGCCGTTCACGATTGCAAACCTCGGATTTCTCATTGATACCAAGAAGGTCTGGCTAAATCCGACCTATCAACGCGAAGCAGTTTGGACGCGATCTCAGAAGCAGCTGCTGATCGATTCACTCCTGCAGGACATCGATATTCCCAAGCTTTACTTCCGGTCAGTCGACACGGATGGGTATCACTACGAAGTCGTCGACGGGCAACAGCGTCTTCGCGCCATCTCCGAATTTCTCGGAAACGACTACCCGCTTGCCGACGAGGCTGACGCGATCGATAGCCATAAGGTTGCTGGCCAGAGAATGCGCGAACTGCACCACGAATTGCAAATGAAGCTTCAAAACACACAGCTCGACGTGTGTGTGCTTCAATCAGGCTACAGCGACGACGACATCGAAGAGATCTTCCTGAGACTGCAGAACGGCACACCGCTCAATGCCGCAGAGAAGCGACGTGCTCTGGCAGGAAACATGCGACACGTCGTGGAAGAACTCGCGGCACATGATCTGTTTTCTACCGACTTCTGCGGCTTCACGGGGAAGCGCTTTGCTTATGAGGATGCAGTTGCAAAGCTCCTTCATCTGACGATTGAAGGACAGATCACGGACATCAAACACTCGACGCTGAAGCGCACGTACGAAGCAAACAAGACAATCAAAGCCACCGATCCAGCTCCAGCAGCGCTGAAGAGTGCTCTGAACTACTTGGTGAAGGCGTTCAAGGGCGGACCCAATCCGAAGCTGAAGAAGTTCTCAATCGTATCGCTAGGACATCTCGTAGTTGATCTGCGCGAGAAGTACAACGTCGGCGACTATCCAAAGGAGTTTGCGGCAGCCTATCTCGCTTTCGAAGAACGCCGCATTTCAAACGACGACCTCGAGGAGCATCTTCAGGACCCGCGGTTGAGTGCGTACACGAGCGCGGCGCGAGCGGATCGCGTTCAGGATCTCGAGTTTAGGCACGAGACACTGAGGCGAGAGATTGTAGCGATGCTGCCCGAGCTAGTGCGAAAGGACGAGGAGCGTATGTTTTCTGAAGATCAGCGACAGGCGATCTTCTTGCGTGACAAAGGTGTCTGCCAGCAGTGCGGCCAGAATTGTAAAGACTCATTGTTCCACGCAGACCACATCGTTCCGTGGTCGAAAGGTGGAAAGACGAAGATCAGCAACGGACAAGTGCTCTGTCCCGCGTGCAATGCAAAGAAGGGTGCAGGATGA
- a CDS encoding DNA/RNA helicase domain-containing protein, protein MSEREAGHGWGSDFPEFRSTPARSIRERLERFLGVASPEQIRAWDDSIPPLQREVDKALLRDTLAATYSTILEYELPMESRRPDVILLVGAAVVVLELKGKSEPTIADLDQVSAYARDLRCYHRECESRSVIPVLVPTRARGYAGSIEGVHVAGPDALDDLVSRFVRDIAGDPVPRDRFLAESAYRPLPTLVEAARELMSSGTLRSIHRAKAATDPCVNEISSIIHTAALTKSRHLVLVTGVPGAGKTLVGLRTVHAHFLDDLAVARGREKPSAPAVFLSGNGPLVEVLQYELKQAGGDGKTFVRGVKDYVKKYSRNRESRPPEHVLVFDEAQRAFDAAKMADSHDGAVTGSEPEQFIEFAERIPDWCVVVALIGSGQEINTGEEGGVGQWRLALEKSSRGAEWTIHSPPALADEMRSHSVTSEFKYALNLDRELRFHAATDLHKLVADVLSDAEPSDELGRRLEADGYRLRITRELETAKRYLRERYSDDPQARYGLLASARDKSLSNFGIPNEFQATKALKHGPWYGDAEDAPGGRSCRRLESCVTEFGAQGLELDASLLAWGTDLLFERGRWSDRRARGYKRGALVHDPLRLRINAYRVLMTRGRDALVLWIPPLSELDQTWQRLSASGFRGL, encoded by the coding sequence ATGAGCGAACGTGAGGCTGGGCATGGCTGGGGTTCTGACTTTCCTGAGTTCAGATCGACACCAGCCCGTTCAATTCGCGAACGCCTCGAGAGATTCCTCGGCGTCGCATCGCCTGAACAGATACGCGCTTGGGATGACTCCATTCCGCCGCTGCAGCGCGAAGTCGACAAGGCACTTCTGCGCGACACACTTGCAGCGACGTACTCGACGATCCTCGAGTACGAGCTTCCCATGGAATCGCGGCGACCGGACGTGATTCTGCTTGTCGGCGCAGCTGTCGTAGTTCTCGAATTGAAGGGCAAGTCAGAGCCGACTATTGCGGATCTAGACCAGGTGTCGGCCTACGCGCGAGACTTGCGCTGCTATCATCGCGAGTGCGAATCCAGAAGCGTTATCCCGGTGCTGGTTCCTACACGGGCGCGAGGGTACGCAGGTTCTATCGAAGGTGTCCATGTTGCCGGTCCGGATGCTCTCGATGACCTCGTTAGTCGCTTTGTCCGAGACATCGCAGGCGACCCCGTGCCTCGTGACCGGTTTCTGGCGGAGTCGGCCTACCGCCCGCTTCCCACTCTTGTGGAAGCAGCTCGCGAGCTTATGAGCTCGGGAACTCTTCGCTCGATTCATCGCGCAAAAGCCGCTACGGACCCCTGTGTGAATGAGATATCAAGCATCATCCACACAGCAGCGCTCACTAAGTCGCGCCACCTAGTCCTCGTGACTGGCGTCCCGGGTGCGGGAAAGACTCTCGTCGGGCTCCGGACTGTCCATGCGCATTTCCTTGACGACCTTGCGGTCGCGCGAGGCAGAGAGAAGCCGTCGGCTCCCGCGGTCTTCCTTAGTGGAAATGGCCCACTCGTCGAAGTTCTTCAGTATGAACTCAAACAGGCGGGCGGCGACGGCAAGACTTTCGTGCGTGGTGTAAAGGACTACGTCAAGAAGTATTCGCGAAATCGGGAGTCAAGGCCGCCTGAGCACGTGCTCGTATTCGATGAAGCCCAGCGCGCCTTCGATGCGGCGAAGATGGCCGACTCACACGATGGAGCGGTGACCGGCTCTGAACCCGAGCAGTTCATCGAGTTTGCGGAGAGAATCCCCGACTGGTGCGTTGTTGTTGCTCTCATTGGTTCAGGCCAAGAGATCAACACCGGGGAGGAAGGAGGTGTCGGCCAATGGCGACTCGCCCTAGAGAAGTCATCGCGAGGGGCTGAGTGGACCATACACTCGCCCCCAGCGCTTGCAGATGAAATGCGTTCACATTCGGTCACATCTGAGTTCAAATACGCGTTGAATCTCGATCGTGAACTCCGCTTTCACGCCGCGACTGATCTACACAAGCTGGTCGCTGACGTTCTATCAGACGCTGAGCCGTCGGACGAGCTGGGGCGACGGCTTGAGGCTGACGGATACCGCCTGCGGATCACCCGTGAACTGGAGACTGCGAAGCGCTATCTGCGAGAGCGCTATTCAGACGACCCTCAGGCCCGCTATGGGCTGCTGGCCTCGGCGCGTGACAAGTCGCTTTCGAACTTCGGAATCCCGAATGAATTCCAGGCGACCAAAGCCTTAAAGCACGGCCCGTGGTATGGAGACGCCGAGGATGCTCCCGGTGGCCGGAGCTGCAGGCGACTCGAGTCCTGCGTTACAGAGTTCGGTGCCCAGGGACTTGAACTTGACGCCAGCCTGCTTGCCTGGGGCACCGACCTTCTCTTCGAACGCGGGAGATGGTCTGACCGGCGCGCTCGCGGTTACAAGCGTGGTGCGCTTGTCCATGACCCGCTTCGGCTCCGAATCAATGCCTATCGCGTTCTCATGACACGCGGACGAGACGCGCTCGTTCTCTGGATTCCGCCCCTCAGCGAGCTCGACCAGACATGGCAGCGTCTTTCAGCATCTGGGTTTCGGGGCCTCTAG
- a CDS encoding pyridoxal phosphate-dependent decarboxylase family protein — protein sequence MTDPRTAELLAALEADTRFEAGAQFLKIAADYFERTRAGEGPVSTRLDKREITARFDEPIPMGMQPLADVAARVERDVMPDIIQLMHPKYMGHQVSAPLAAAVWTDVVISAINQSQAVWEMSPVTTVIEERVIGWMCQLAGYGPGAAGTFTSGGTEATFTALLAARAAKYPDAWRTGWFGKQPPVLVHGEHAHYAVQRAAGAMGLGTDNCVAIGSTPEFKMDPALLAETLERLHRAGRDVLAVVATAGCTAVGAFDDLEAIADLCDKYGHWLHVDGAHGASALLSEKHKWRVKGIHRARSLAWDPHKMMLMPLSAGMVLVRDGKDLERAFAQSAPYLFHGADSEVELSPDLGKRSFQCSRRADALKVWVSLQRFGVRGIGALYAQLCDLSSRVAAEALESRLASVIHVPESNIICWRPATVDTSAIPDLVAALNEREIGWATSTVVGGTRTLRMTVMNPRTTPELALRAMQTDGT from the coding sequence ATGACCGACCCCCGCACCGCCGAACTCCTGGCCGCGCTCGAGGCCGACACCCGCTTTGAGGCTGGCGCCCAGTTCCTGAAGATCGCCGCTGACTACTTCGAGCGGACCCGCGCCGGCGAAGGCCCCGTGTCCACGCGGTTAGATAAGCGCGAGATCACCGCGCGCTTCGACGAGCCTATCCCCATGGGCATGCAGCCGCTCGCCGACGTCGCCGCGCGCGTCGAGCGCGACGTCATGCCCGACATCATCCAACTGATGCACCCCAAGTACATGGGCCATCAGGTCTCGGCGCCGCTCGCCGCCGCCGTGTGGACCGATGTCGTGATCAGCGCCATCAACCAGTCCCAGGCCGTGTGGGAGATGTCGCCCGTGACCACCGTCATCGAGGAGCGCGTGATCGGCTGGATGTGCCAACTCGCCGGCTACGGCCCCGGCGCCGCGGGCACGTTCACCAGCGGCGGCACCGAGGCCACGTTCACCGCGCTCCTCGCCGCGCGCGCGGCCAAGTATCCCGACGCCTGGCGCACCGGGTGGTTCGGCAAGCAGCCGCCCGTGCTCGTGCATGGCGAGCATGCGCACTACGCGGTGCAGCGTGCTGCGGGGGCGATGGGACTCGGCACAGACAACTGCGTTGCGATCGGCAGTACGCCGGAGTTCAAGATGGATCCGGCGTTGCTCGCTGAGACGTTAGAGCGCCTGCACCGCGCAGGGCGTGATGTGCTGGCTGTCGTTGCGACGGCGGGATGTACGGCCGTCGGGGCCTTCGATGATCTCGAGGCGATTGCCGATCTGTGCGACAAGTACGGGCACTGGCTGCACGTGGATGGTGCGCACGGCGCGTCGGCGTTGCTCAGCGAGAAGCACAAGTGGCGAGTGAAGGGGATTCACCGGGCGCGGTCGCTGGCTTGGGATCCGCATAAGATGATGCTCATGCCTTTGTCTGCCGGCATGGTGCTGGTGCGGGATGGGAAGGACTTGGAGCGGGCGTTTGCCCAGTCGGCGCCTTACCTGTTCCACGGGGCGGACTCGGAGGTTGAGCTTAGTCCGGATCTTGGGAAGCGGAGCTTTCAGTGTTCGCGGCGGGCAGATGCGTTGAAAGTTTGGGTTTCGCTGCAGCGGTTCGGTGTTCGCGGCATCGGCGCTCTTTACGCACAGCTATGCGACCTGTCTTCGAGGGTCGCTGCCGAGGCCCTTGAGTCACGCTTGGCGTCCGTCATCCACGTACCAGAGTCAAACATTATTTGCTGGCGTCCTGCCACGGTTGATACCTCTGCGATTCCAGACCTGGTGGCGGCGCTGAACGAGCGCGAGATTGGCTGGGCCACCTCTACCGTCGTTGGTGGAACTCGGACGCTTCGCATGACAGTCATGAATCCGCGCACGACTCCGGAACTTGCCCTGCGGGCGATGCAAACAGACGGCACATAG